A stretch of DNA from Nitrospira sp. KM1:
TACCTATCGGCAATTGAGCCGGCAGGTGGGCGACCTGGGACCGAAGGACACCACTGCGGCCTCGGCATTGGAGAAGATGACCTTCGCCAAAGGGTTTGTCGACGCGTGCCGAATGGCGACCGATAGTATGGGGAAGGACCTCAAATTGGGCTCAGCCCATGACATCAAGCCCGTTCCTCAGCAGGCCGCGGAAATCAAACCGGCTGCTTCCGTCCCAACAGGTGCTCCAGTCTATGACCTGCGCGGGGTGGCCTGCCCGCTCAATTATGTCAAGACGAAGCTCAAGCTCGAAATGATGGACAGCGGCGACCGCCTGGAGGTGTGGCTTGACGCCGGAGAGCCCATCAAGAATGTGCCCATGAGCCTCAAGAATGACGGACATAAAGTGCTGTTGCAAGAAGCGCTCGAGCCGCAAGCCGAACACTTTCGTGTGCTGGTCGAAAAAGTTGAATAACGGGCTCGTGGAAGGGGAGTCGATGACGGCCTTGCCAATCGAGGATATACGGAAGTGGGGAGACTCGTTCGATCTCCGCCAGCCGCAAGACATTTTGGCGTCGGCGATCGAACGATATCACCCGAAAATCGTGCTGGCGTGCAGCTTCGGTGCGGAGGACGTGGTGCTTGTTGATATGATTCACCGCATCAATTCAGCCGTGCCGCTCTTCTATCTCGACACAGAGTTCCTGTTCCCTGAAACCTATCGGACACGCGATCGTATTATCGAACGTTATGGGCTCGAGCCGGCACAGGTCCATCGGGTGACGTCTTTCCTCACGCCGCAGCAGCAAGCCGAACAATTCGGAGATGCCTTGTGGAGCCGCGATCCCGATCAGTGTTGCCAGCTTCGAAAGGTGGAACCGCTGACGCGCACTCTTAAGAATTTTGATGCGTGGATCACGGGCATCCGGAGGGATCAGTCGCCTACAAGAGCCGGTGCGCGAGTCATCGAATGGGATGAGAAGTTTCGTTTGGTCAAAGTCAATCCATTGGCTCGCTGGACGTGGACGGACGTGTGGACGTACATCACGGTCCATGAAGTTCCGTACAACGAGCTGCATGATCGCCATTATCCGAGTATCGGGTGTTCGCACTGCACGGCTCCGGTGATGCCCGGTGAAGACCAGAGGGCCGGACGCTGGAAAAATAACACCAAAACGGAATGTGGACTTCACAAGGCCTCATGATGTCGTTCCCCCTCCTCATCGCCAAAATCGCCAAAGGGCAGCGGGCCGCAAAAGACCTCACCTGGGATGAAGGCAAGCGCGCCATGAAGGCGCTGATCGAGGGAGAAGCCACTCCTGCGCAGGCCGGTGCGTTCTTGACGGCCATGCGCATCAAAATGGAATCGGTCACCGAATTGGCATCGTTCGTCGCCACGGCCAGGTCCTATGTCGTTCCTCTTCCGATTCCCCGGGACAGCGGTGTCGTGGATGTGCCGTCGTATGCGGGGAAGCAGGACACCTTTCATGCGATCGTCGCCTCGTGTATCGTCGCCGCCTCAGCCGGTGCGCTCGTGCTGATGCATGGGTATGACGGCATACCTGGTCGGCCCGGCACGGCCGCCGTTTTGAAGGCACTCGGTATTCCGGTTGATAGTGAGCCACATGTCGTTGCCGACACGGTGACGCGGCAAGGGTTTGGTTACTTGGACATCGGCCTCTATCATCCTCCTCTCTATCGATTCCTCGAGTTGCGAAAAGAATTGGGTGTTCGGAATGTCTTTCATCCGATCGCACGGCTCTTGAATCCTGCGCGCGCCTCGTCACAGGTCGTGGGTCTCACGCATCCTCCGCATTTTGAAAAGACGGCCGAGGTGTTGAGAATGTTGGGAACTCCTCGAGCACTTGTCGTGAGGGGAGTCGAAGGCGATCCTGAATTGTCGATCGCCATGGCGACGAAAGTATTGGAATTGCGCGATGAACGCATTACGCCATTGACGCTGGCCCCGAAAGATGTCGGCCTGCCATTGGGGACGTCCCGCGAGATGGCCGGATTTTCCGTCGATCAGCGCGGCAGGGAAGCGGAGTTGATCAAAGGCCTTCTCACCAACAAGATTCAAGGCGGACCCCAAAACTGGGTCATCCTGAACGCAGCCTTGCTTCTCTATGCGGCGAACAAAGAAGCATCGCTCGCTGCCTGTATTCCGCTGGCCCGCCGGGTGATCGAGAATGGGACGGCGGCGAGGAAATTCGAAGAGTTGAGTCGGTCCCCCGTCGGGGCCGGTTCGGTGTCTCACATCGCATGAGGGGAAACGGAAGAGAAGGAACAGGTCGTGAAACATCTGCGGCAGTTGGAAGATCAAAGCGTCTACATTCTTCGGGAAGCCTACAAGCATTTCGATAATCTTGCGATGCTTTGGTCGATGGGCAAGGATTCGACCGTGCTGCTGTGGCTCGCACGCAAGGCCTTCTTCGGCCACGTTCCATTCCCTCTGCTCCATGTGGATACCAGTTATAAGATTCCGGCCATGATCGAGTATCGTGATCGGCTCGCCCGCGAATGGCATCTCAACCTCGTCGTGGGACAGAACAAGGAAGCCTTGGCTGCCGGGATGAATCACACACTGGGTCGTGTCACCTGCTGCACGGCATTGAAGACCAACGGACTGAAACAACTGTTGGAGCAAAAAGGCTATACCGGTGTCATTCTAGGAGTCCGTGCCGATGAAGAGGGGACGCGCGCCAAAGAGCGGTATTTCTCTCCGCGGGACAAGCACGGGGATTGGGACTTCCGCGACCAGCCGCCCGAATTGTGGGACCAATTCAAAACGACGTTTCCTCCTGGTACGCACATCAGAATCCATCCGCTCCTTGATTGGACGGAGATCAATATTTGGGAATACATCAAGCTGGAAAATATCCCTTTTATCGATCTGTATCTCGATAAAGGCGACGGCACCCGCTATCGAAGCCTCGGCTGTGCCCCCTGTACCATGCCGATACAATCCAAGGCTAAGAATGTCGATGACATTATCGAAGAGCTGCGGCATACCACGGTGGCTGAGCGCTCTGGGCGTGCGCAGGACGAAGGGCGCGGGATGGAGTTGCTCAGAAAAGACGGATACATGTAAGCCGATACCCGGAAGCTGCGGTCCGCTGCCGCACTGAGGGCAACTCCGTTGGTAATGAGACGACACGGGTTCTCTCTATATTCCCTTCACAGGCTGACTGAACGGTGACCGAGATCATTTGTAGAGGAGCTCCAGTACCATGACGAGTGCACCGACCAAGCCGTCCGAACATCTCAACATCGTCATCGTCGGCCACGTCGACCACGGTAAATCCACTCTGCTCGGACGTCTCTATGCCGATACGGGATCGTTACCGGACGGCAAACTGGAAAAAGTGCAGGCCATCTGCCGGCAGCAAGGGAAGGAATTCGAGTACGCGTTTCTCTTCGATGCCTTTCTGGAAGAACAGGAGCAGGGCATCACCATCGACACGGCCAGAACCTTTTTCATATGGAAAGGCCGCCAGTACATTATTATTGATGCACCGGGTCATAAGGAATTCTTGAAAAATATGATTTCCGGAGCGGCCAGGGCCGAGGCCGCTCTCCTTCTGATCGATGCCTTGGAAGGCGTGAAGGAACAATCCAAAAAGCACGGCTATCTTTTATCGCTGCTGGGCGTGCGTCAGTTCGCGGTCGTCGTCAATAAAATGGACCTTGTGGGTTATCGCCAGGATGTCTTCGATGGAATCGAAAAGGAGTATCGGGAGTTTTTGAGCCAGTTCGGGGCGACCCCGGAAACGGTCATCCCCGTCAGCGCGAAGTTGGGTGACAACATCGCGAATCGTAGCCAGGCCATGGCGTGGTATCAGGGTCCCACGGTGTTGGAGACGCTCAGCCTGTTTAAGAAGGAGACCGCCCGAACCGAGCAAGCGTTACGGTTTCCGATACAGGACGTCTACAAATTCGATGCCCGTCGCATCATCACCGGCCGCATCACGGCGGGACGACTGAAGATCGGCGACCACCTGGTATTTTCTCCTTCAAACAAGCGTGCCAACATCCGATCGGTCGAAGCCTTCAATATCGAGCCGGCCCCAACCGGCGCCGAGGCGGGGCAATCAGTCGGGATCACGCTCGACGAGCAGATTTTTGTGGAACGAGGAGAAGTGGCGACTCACCAAGACGAATTGCCGCTCGTCTCGACGGCGTTCCGCGCGAATCTTTTCTGGCTCGGACGTCGCCCGTTGGAGAAGGGACGCACCTATCTGCTGCGGGTGGCAACCAAGGAAGTCGACTGCGAAGTGGCAGCCATTCACCGAATCATCGACACGATGCAATTGGACCAGCAACAAGACAGCACGTCCGTTGCAAGAAATCAGGTCGCGGAATTGACCCTGAGGACAAAGGCCCCGGTCGCGTTCGATCTCTCATCGTCGTTCGAATCGACGGGTCGATTCGTCTTGGTCGACGACTATGACATTTCCGGCGGCGGCATCGTGACCGAAATGGTTCATGACGACCAGGAACTTCTCCGCGAGGAGGCGCGTCGACGCGACTTCGCGTGGGTCAAAGGTGAAGTAGGTAACGAAGCGCGTGCGCAGCAATATGGTCACCGCGCGGCCATCGTGCTGGTTACGGGCGGGCGGCATGCCGGAAAATCGTTTCTTGCGAAGAAACTCGAAGCTCGGCTGGTCGCCGATGGACGTCATGCGTATCTTTTGGACGGAGAAAATCTCCGCCGCGGACTCGATGCCGATTTGTCGTCAGCTGAGCGGAATCACACGACTGAAATGGCGCGGCGCTATGGCGAAGTCGCCAGATTGTTGATTGATACAGGTCTGATCGTCGTCTCAACCACCAATCCGTTTGGGATGGGCTATACGGAGGCGGTTCAGGCGATACGGACGCTGGTGCACCCGGCTCCGGTCATTGCCGTCCATATGAGTAAGACACCGGAAGAGGTTCCGCCCGATACAGATATCGTGCTGGCCGGACCGACGGATTTCGACGATTCCACGGAGCGGATCGTGGATGAACTGAAACGTCGGGGTGTCCTCGCGCACGCGATTGGAGCAAAACCCACGTTTCAATATTCGATTTGATGTTGCTGGCCGGTATGCATTTTCAAACAACAATGTCGCCTGTGGACATCCTCTTCCGGTGGTTTGACTCCTCGGAAATCCTTATGTTAGCGTACCTTCTCCACTAGTTCGCTGCGCAATATGAGGCCCTCTCTTCATGGCTCCTGAGAAAGATTTAAAGACGATTTTGGGCAAGCTGAGGTATTCAGACGATGCCAAAGTCGTTCAGCAGATCACCGAGCAGATGCAGCAGGTCCAAGTCCGGATGGCCGGTATCCGGCACAAACTGGTCGTCATGAGTGGAAAAGGCGGCGTCGGGAAAAGTATGACGACCGTGAACCTTGCCCTTGCGTTTGCCAGACAACATGCCCGTGTTGGATTGCTCGACGTCGACCTCAACGGACCATGTGTTCCCAGAATGTTAGGCCTTCATGGGCAGTCCTTGACGATGACACCGCAAGGAGCGGTCCCTCCGATCGGTCCGCTCGGAGTCAAAGTCGCGTCGATGGATTTCTTTTTAGGGGCTGCATCGCCCGTACGGTGGAAAGGTCCTATGGATGTCAGTCCCGTCTGGCTCGGGCTGATGGAAATGAACGTCATTCGGGAGTTTCTTGCAGACGTGGCCTGGGGTGAACTCGATTATCTTCTCGCCGACCTCCCGCCGGGTGCGGCCGCCGATAAGCCGCCCGTGATGGCCGGGTTTATTCCCGATCTTGCCGGTGCAATCGTGGTGACCACGCCTTCCGAGGTTGCCTCTGATGTCGTTCAGAAGTCGGTGACGTATGCCCGCGACATGGGCATCAAGGTACTGGGTATTGTGGAAAACATGAGTGAATATCGATGTCCATCCTGTGGCGAGCAAAACGAATTATTCGAGGGTAATACCGAAGCCATGTGCGAGGTGTTGGACCTTCCTTTGCTCGGCCGCGTCCCCTTCGACCGGAAATTGGCTCGGACCTTTGATAAGGGTGAGCCGTTGTTGGATGAGACGTATCCGACCATTCAGCGGTATCAGGACATTGCCGGTCGCATACGAACATTGCTGGACTACAAGAAAGTCCTCGCCGAAAAATTGTGACGCGCATCCAAGAGGAGTTGCCATGAAATTTGTATGTCTGAACTGCGAAACGTACATGAACTTTGAAAAAGTTGAAAAACCGGGAGAAGGTTCGCTCGGTGTGTTTTTCGGATGTCCCTCCTGCGGGGCCAAGTTTTCGATGGTGACCAACCCCGGCGAGACTCAAATGGTCAGTTCCCTCGGCGTGAAACTGGGAGGGAGGACCGTGAGCGCGGAACCTTTTGAGATGACCAGAGGGACGTTAAAGGACGAAGCGTTGGCCGGCTCCGGGCAAATGGCAGCTTATCTGAACGAAAAAATCCAGGGCGGGCAACCGGCTGCCGCACCGGCCATGTCATCGACCAAGGCCGGTGAAAAATCCTCCAGCGGCTGTCCATTTTCCGCAATGGTGGCGGAAATGGGATTGACCTCGTCCGGAAAGCCTGCGAACGGCGGAGCCCAAAAGTCTGAATTCACGTGGACAGCGGATGCAAAAGAGAAGCTGGACAAACTCCCCGTATTCGTTAAACCGATGGTGCAGAGCAGCGTTGAGTCGTATGCCCAGAAGCACGGATATTCGACCATCACGCTCCAAGTCATGGATGATTCGAAAAACGATTCTCCGAACGGGATGTCTTGGACCAAAGAAGCCGAGCAGCGGTTGGACAACATCCCTGACTTCATCCGGCCAATGGCGCGGAAAGAAATCGAGCGGCTGGCCAAAGAGCGCGGGGTGGCCGCGATTACGGCTCAGGTCATGGATGACGCCAAGGACAAGTTCATGAAATTTATGTAGCGAACCACCACTGCAACGATTGAAAGCTCTGGGCCCATTCGGGACACCGAATGGGCCCTTCCCTTGTCAGATGCACATCGATCGTCTTCTGGTACGCCCCGGACTTCTCGCCGCGTTGCTTGTCGTGGCATCGCTGGCGGTCAGCCACGTGACCGGAATATTTTTTGTGTTTCCGTCCCATGCCCAGCACGGATCGCTCCCGCATTCGTCCACCCTCGAGGCTGATGCAGCGGGTCTGACCCATCATGGTCATGGCGGATCTCTGAATGGTTGGGAGGGTTCGTCCGAAGGCATTGCCTATTCGGAGCGCAATCACCATATCGCGGGATGGTTTGTCATTCTGATGGCCTTGACTGAACTCGGCCATGCGCTTCGACTGCCGTACATTCGTTGGACCAAGCTGCTTTTGCCAACGGCCATGACCGGGATGGGTCTGTTTCTGCTCATCTGGAGCGACCACGAAGCCTGGCCGGTGGGCTCCATGAGCTTCACGCAGACGTTTTTCGGACATGATCAAGAGATTCTTCAGCACAAGGCCTATGGCGTCCTTGCCCTTCTCGTCGGTGGCGTCGAATTTCTCCGCCGCACCGGCTGTGTCGAGCATGTGGCATGGGCCATTCCACTGCCGACCATGGCCATCGTCGGAGGATTCATGCTCTTCGGCCATTCACATGGCATCCATCCGTCCGCCGACTTGATTGCCGCGCATCATGCCATCATGGGTGCCCTCGCGATCAGTGCCGGCTCATCGAAGCTGTATTCCGGCTGGCAGTCCGGTGCATTGAAGACCGGAGGTTCCAGATGGGAAATCCTCTGGGCCGGGCTGATTCTTTTGATCGGCATGCAACTGCTTATCTATTCTGAATAAACCTCACGGCCGGGATTCGCTCCGCCTGTAATTGACACCCCGCGAAGCGCTATGTTAGTGGTACAAAGTTAGGACTTATCTGAATTTGGCGGACGAGCCGCTATCTGGCATCGGAGTGACCAAATGGGTGGACATAGTCACTGGGCAACGATCAAACGACATAAGTCTGCTCAGGATGCTAAGCGTGGGAAAATTTTCACGAGAATTATCCGTGAGTTGACGATTGCGGCCCGTTCTGGGGGCGATCCTGACGGAAATCCACGTCTGCGTTTGGCGATCGCCAAGGCAAAAGAAGCCAACATGCCGGGCGATACCATGAAGAAGGCGATTCAGCGTGGGACGGGAGAGCTTCCCGGTGTTTCCTACGAAGAATTTACACTTGAAGGTTATGGGCCAGGAGGCACCGCGTTATTGCTCGAAATTACCAGCGACAACCGCAACCGAACGGTAGCCGAAATCCGCAGTCTCTTTACAAAAAATCATGGAAATATGGCAGAAGCCGGGGCAGTGGCCTGGCAGTTTCAAAAGAAGGGGCTGGTGACGATCGAGAAGGAAAAGATCAAGGAGGACGATTTGTTGACCCTTGCGCTTGACGCCGGCGCCGAGGACGTCAAGGTCGGTGAGAAGACATTTGAGGTTGTCACGGAGACTCAGGCGTTCGACAGTGTAAAGAAAGCTCTCGCAGATGCCAAGATCGATACCTCGTTGGCCGAGATCACGTTCATCCCGCAAAATACCGTCAGGCTGGAAGAAAAAGACGCCGAGCAAATGCTCAAGCTCATGGAAATCATGGATGAGCATGACGATGTCCAAAAGACCCATGCGAATTTTGATATTTCGGACGAGGTGATGGAAAAAGTCGCCGCCGCGGCGGCCGGGTAGGTCTTCTTTCTTTCAGCCCCAGTCCGACACGATTGCATGATCGCCCTCCTGACAGGCCGATTGGCCTCTAAGGCGCCGACGCACCTGGCGCTGGATGTCCACGGCGTCGGATACGAAGTCTTCATTCCCCTCAGTACCTATTATTCCCTTCCTAACCAGGGCGACACCGTGACGTTGAGCGTTCATACGCATGTGCGTGAGGACGCCTTCCAGCTCTTCGGATTCATGACGCAATTGGAGAAGGAATCCTTCCTCTTGTTGACGACCGTGTCGGGTATTGGTCCCAAGACATCTCTGGGCATTCTCTCCGCTCTTCCGGTATCGGATCTGATTGCCGCGATCCAAAATGCCGATGTGGACACCCTCGAAAGCATTCCCGGAATTGGAAAGAAATCGGCTGGACGCATCGTTCTTGAACTCAAAGATAAAATGAGCAAGTTACGCTCGGGATCGGATATCCAGGACGAGGGGCGGCAAGACGGGCAGGACCGCACCGCCGAAGATGCCCTCTCTGCCCTGACCAACCTTGGCTACCGGGCACAAGATGCCAAGGAAGCGATGAAGAGAGCGAAACACCTGAATCCGGGAGCGGCGAGTTTACAGGAGATGATCCGCGAGACATTGAAAGAACTCGCGAGGAGGTAAGGATGTGCATCGGCTTTGGGAATCAGCTGCTTCGATGGACGTTGACAGTGGGTATTGGCATCGGCGCCGTCGTCCCAATATTGCCCGCCTCGGTTATGGCGGATGAGTCACCGGCAGAACCCAAGAGCATTCGGAAAACGTGCGGAACGTGCCCGGAAGGTTATGCAACGGTTGGCGTCACGGATGCCCCGACGATCTGCAAAGATGGGGATCCCACATTGGTCCAATGCGTGCCCCTCGGTTCTAATGTACTGTCGGTCTGCGGGTCCTGCCCTGAAGGCTATCGTGAAATGGGCGGGTCTTCAGTTCCGGTACGCTGTGGAAACCGCGACGGAGGCAGGATGAGTCAATGTCAGTTGGAAAAGATGGGAAGCGAGCTTCCTGACCCGATGAAGGGAGGCAAGACTTGCCCTCCTGACTGCGGCAGTACCGCCGTGCCTGGCCAGGGAGCACTGCCTCCTCCTCCAAGATATCTGCCTGCTCCGGAGAATAAGTAGGATCTCGATCACCCGAATGACGATGACCCCACGAACAGTCAGCCCGCAGCTAAGTGACGACGAACGGAGCACAGAGAACATCCTTCGTCCACAAACCCTTCAGGACTATGTCGGACAGTCCCGCATGAAGGATTCCCTTCGGATTTGCATCGATGCGGCTAAGCAGCGAGGCGAAACACTCGATCATACAATCTTCTATGGCCCTCCTGGACTCGGGAAAACGACGATTGCGCATATCATCGCCCGTGAAATGGGTGGAACGCTGCGGGCGACGTCCGGATTGGTGCTGGCCCATGCGGGGGATCTCGCGGCAATTCTGACCAATCTTCAAGAGCGTGATGTGCTCTTCATCGATGAAATTCACCGTCTTCCCGCATCGGTTGAAGAGGCGTTGTATCCCGCCATGGAGGACTATCAGCTCGACTTAGTGGTCGGTCAGGGGCCGGCGGCCAGAACCGTCAAGTTGGATCTTCCACGGTTCACCTTGGTCGGTGCGACGACAAGAGCGGGGGCGTTGACGTCACCATTACGCGATCGGTTCGGCCTGGTTCATCGACTTGAATTCTATACCTCCGATGAGCTTCAAACCATCGTAACCCGTTCGGCCGGACTGCTTGGCATTTCGGTCGATGCGGCTGGCGCCGAGGAGATCTCCCGACGGGCGCGTGGAACACCAAGGATCGTCAATCGCCTGGTCAAACGCGTAAGAGACTATGCGCAAGTCAAAGCGGAAGGGCGTATTACAAAGGTCGTCGCTCAGGACGCCTTATCGTGGCTGGGAATCGATAGCGCCGGGTTCGATGAAATGGACCGCAAGATTCTCCTGACCATCATCGAGAAGTTCGGGGGCGGTCCAGTGGGCGTCGAGTCCCTTGCAGCGGCGGTCCAGGAGGATAAGAGCACGATCGAGGACGTCCATGAGCCCTACCTCATCCAAGCCGGTTATCTGGAACGCACCGGGCGGGGACGCCAGGTAACCAGAGAAACCCTCGACCACTTCAAGAAACCCACAAATCGGCTGTATTAAGCCACCACGTTTCACCTCATGCGGCGATCGGCGTGTGATGCGCAAGCTCCCGAAACTGTTGGGACTCCTTGCTTTCCACGGAATCATTCCTGTATCATTCCACACTTACTCACACCCGTTCCGCCTCTGGACGTCCCGTCCAACTCATGAGGCACGGGTGGAGGGGGTCAGTGCATGTCCGAGGACCTTTCCGAACACCGGAAAGAGATCGATCGAATAGATGATGAGATCCTGCGTCTCCTCAATATTCGTTCACAGAGTGTCATCGAGATCGGCAAGCTCAAAAAGCAACAGGATGCAGGAGCTAATCTACACACTCCTGCACGGGAAGCTGCCATCTTTGATCGGTTAATCGCCAAGAATCCCGGTCCTTTTCCCACCGACGCCATCAGGCCCGTCTACCGGGAGATCATGTCAGCCTCGCTCTCGCTCGAGGGGCCGCAAAAGGTGG
This window harbors:
- a CDS encoding P-loop NTPase; amino-acid sequence: MAPEKDLKTILGKLRYSDDAKVVQQITEQMQQVQVRMAGIRHKLVVMSGKGGVGKSMTTVNLALAFARQHARVGLLDVDLNGPCVPRMLGLHGQSLTMTPQGAVPPIGPLGVKVASMDFFLGAASPVRWKGPMDVSPVWLGLMEMNVIREFLADVAWGELDYLLADLPPGAAADKPPVMAGFIPDLAGAIVVTTPSEVASDVVQKSVTYARDMGIKVLGIVENMSEYRCPSCGEQNELFEGNTEAMCEVLDLPLLGRVPFDRKLARTFDKGEPLLDETYPTIQRYQDIAGRIRTLLDYKKVLAEKL
- a CDS encoding YebC/PmpR family DNA-binding transcriptional regulator; amino-acid sequence: MGGHSHWATIKRHKSAQDAKRGKIFTRIIRELTIAARSGGDPDGNPRLRLAIAKAKEANMPGDTMKKAIQRGTGELPGVSYEEFTLEGYGPGGTALLLEITSDNRNRTVAEIRSLFTKNHGNMAEAGAVAWQFQKKGLVTIEKEKIKEDDLLTLALDAGAEDVKVGEKTFEVVTETQAFDSVKKALADAKIDTSLAEITFIPQNTVRLEEKDAEQMLKLMEIMDEHDDVQKTHANFDISDEVMEKVAAAAAG
- the ruvA gene encoding Holliday junction branch migration protein RuvA, with protein sequence MIALLTGRLASKAPTHLALDVHGVGYEVFIPLSTYYSLPNQGDTVTLSVHTHVREDAFQLFGFMTQLEKESFLLLTTVSGIGPKTSLGILSALPVSDLIAAIQNADVDTLESIPGIGKKSAGRIVLELKDKMSKLRSGSDIQDEGRQDGQDRTAEDALSALTNLGYRAQDAKEAMKRAKHLNPGAASLQEMIRETLKELARR
- the trpD gene encoding anthranilate phosphoribosyltransferase, with amino-acid sequence MMSFPLLIAKIAKGQRAAKDLTWDEGKRAMKALIEGEATPAQAGAFLTAMRIKMESVTELASFVATARSYVVPLPIPRDSGVVDVPSYAGKQDTFHAIVASCIVAASAGALVLMHGYDGIPGRPGTAAVLKALGIPVDSEPHVVADTVTRQGFGYLDIGLYHPPLYRFLELRKELGVRNVFHPIARLLNPARASSQVVGLTHPPHFEKTAEVLRMLGTPRALVVRGVEGDPELSIAMATKVLELRDERITPLTLAPKDVGLPLGTSREMAGFSVDQRGREAELIKGLLTNKIQGGPQNWVILNAALLLYAANKEASLAACIPLARRVIENGTAARKFEELSRSPVGAGSVSHIA
- a CDS encoding PCP reductase family protein — its product is MKFVCLNCETYMNFEKVEKPGEGSLGVFFGCPSCGAKFSMVTNPGETQMVSSLGVKLGGRTVSAEPFEMTRGTLKDEALAGSGQMAAYLNEKIQGGQPAAAPAMSSTKAGEKSSSGCPFSAMVAEMGLTSSGKPANGGAQKSEFTWTADAKEKLDKLPVFVKPMVQSSVESYAQKHGYSTITLQVMDDSKNDSPNGMSWTKEAEQRLDNIPDFIRPMARKEIERLAKERGVAAITAQVMDDAKDKFMKFM
- a CDS encoding phosphoadenylyl-sulfate reductase, producing the protein MTALPIEDIRKWGDSFDLRQPQDILASAIERYHPKIVLACSFGAEDVVLVDMIHRINSAVPLFYLDTEFLFPETYRTRDRIIERYGLEPAQVHRVTSFLTPQQQAEQFGDALWSRDPDQCCQLRKVEPLTRTLKNFDAWITGIRRDQSPTRAGARVIEWDEKFRLVKVNPLARWTWTDVWTYITVHEVPYNELHDRHYPSIGCSHCTAPVMPGEDQRAGRWKNNTKTECGLHKAS
- the ruvB gene encoding Holliday junction branch migration DNA helicase RuvB; the encoded protein is MTPRTVSPQLSDDERSTENILRPQTLQDYVGQSRMKDSLRICIDAAKQRGETLDHTIFYGPPGLGKTTIAHIIAREMGGTLRATSGLVLAHAGDLAAILTNLQERDVLFIDEIHRLPASVEEALYPAMEDYQLDLVVGQGPAARTVKLDLPRFTLVGATTRAGALTSPLRDRFGLVHRLEFYTSDELQTIVTRSAGLLGISVDAAGAEEISRRARGTPRIVNRLVKRVRDYAQVKAEGRITKVVAQDALSWLGIDSAGFDEMDRKILLTIIEKFGGGPVGVESLAAAVQEDKSTIEDVHEPYLIQAGYLERTGRGRQVTRETLDHFKKPTNRLY
- a CDS encoding GTP-binding protein; translated protein: MTSAPTKPSEHLNIVIVGHVDHGKSTLLGRLYADTGSLPDGKLEKVQAICRQQGKEFEYAFLFDAFLEEQEQGITIDTARTFFIWKGRQYIIIDAPGHKEFLKNMISGAARAEAALLLIDALEGVKEQSKKHGYLLSLLGVRQFAVVVNKMDLVGYRQDVFDGIEKEYREFLSQFGATPETVIPVSAKLGDNIANRSQAMAWYQGPTVLETLSLFKKETARTEQALRFPIQDVYKFDARRIITGRITAGRLKIGDHLVFSPSNKRANIRSVEAFNIEPAPTGAEAGQSVGITLDEQIFVERGEVATHQDELPLVSTAFRANLFWLGRRPLEKGRTYLLRVATKEVDCEVAAIHRIIDTMQLDQQQDSTSVARNQVAELTLRTKAPVAFDLSSSFESTGRFVLVDDYDISGGGIVTEMVHDDQELLREEARRRDFAWVKGEVGNEARAQQYGHRAAIVLVTGGRHAGKSFLAKKLEARLVADGRHAYLLDGENLRRGLDADLSSAERNHTTEMARRYGEVARLLIDTGLIVVSTTNPFGMGYTEAVQAIRTLVHPAPVIAVHMSKTPEEVPPDTDIVLAGPTDFDDSTERIVDELKRRGVLAHAIGAKPTFQYSI
- the cysD gene encoding sulfate adenylyltransferase subunit CysD; this encodes MKHLRQLEDQSVYILREAYKHFDNLAMLWSMGKDSTVLLWLARKAFFGHVPFPLLHVDTSYKIPAMIEYRDRLAREWHLNLVVGQNKEALAAGMNHTLGRVTCCTALKTNGLKQLLEQKGYTGVILGVRADEEGTRAKERYFSPRDKHGDWDFRDQPPELWDQFKTTFPPGTHIRIHPLLDWTEINIWEYIKLENIPFIDLYLDKGDGTRYRSLGCAPCTMPIQSKAKNVDDIIEELRHTTVAERSGRAQDEGRGMELLRKDGYM